Proteins encoded in a region of the Carassius gibelio isolate Cgi1373 ecotype wild population from Czech Republic chromosome B5, carGib1.2-hapl.c, whole genome shotgun sequence genome:
- the LOC127957899 gene encoding acetyl-CoA carboxylase isoform X2, translating into MPSQTPTTDCSGEHSPPMEPKSVSSTTGNEEIPPSTTSDPTDQSESTEAAVSNTFPIETNKSDRPKFGSSVQAKERMKFILGASEDNSSDDETLAMSQVIKPQPKSIETPNTLPTTSSEVVPPLNPSACLRPSMSGPHLLKKGKEHRKMDVHRDFTVASPAEFVTRFGGNRIIDKVLIANNGIAAVKCMRSIRRWSYEMFRNERIIRFVVMVTPEDLKANAEYIKMADHYVPVPGGPNNNNYANVEMIVDIAKRIPVQAVWAGWGHASENPKLPELLHKSGISFLGPSSKAMWALGDKVASSIVAQSAEIPTLPWSGFGLKVEWAEEEQGHGRVISVPPDLYVQGCVKDADEGLASAEKIGYPVAIKASEGGGGKGIRKVDSSEDFPSFFRQVQAEVPGSPIFIMQLAEHARHLEVQILADQYGNAISLFGRDCSIQRRHQKIIEEAPATIVSTSTFEQMERYAVRLAKMVGYVSAGTVEYLFTEDGSFYFLELNPRLQVEHPCTEMIADVNLPAAQLQIAMGIPLYRIKDIRVLFGEAPWGDTPINFESPECIPCPRGHVIAARITSENPDEGFKPSSGTIQELNFRSSKNVWGYFSVGATGGLHEFADSQFGHCFSWGENREEAISNMVVAMKELSIRGDFRTTVEYLIKLLETESFRNNDIDTGWLDHLIAGKVQVERPDTMLGVVCGALQVADASFRESMSDFLHSLERGQVLPAASLVNTVNVDLIYDGVKYCLKVARQSPTTYVIIMNDSDIEVDVHRLSDGGLLLSYGGSSYTTYMKEEIDSYRITVGNKTCVFEKERDPTVLRSPSAGKLLQYVVADGSHVLASQPYAEIEVMKMVMTLHVQHSGCIHFLKRPGTVLEPGCVVARMDLDDPSCIHPVKPNTEPLPSQEPLPVVGERLHQVFHSVLDNLVKIMDGYCLPEPYFSQKLKKWLDTLMKTLRDPSLPLLELQEIMTSVAGRIPITVEKAIRKVMAQYASNITSVLCQFPSQRIANILDSHAATLQRKADREVFFMNTQSIVQLVQRYRSSIRGYMKSVVLDLLRRYLQVEMQFQQAHYDKCVINLREKYKPDMTPVLECIFSHAQVSKKNVLVTMLIDQLCGRDPTLADELMVILHELTQLSKMDNSKVALRARQVLIASHLPSYELRHNQVESIFLSAIDMYGHQFCPENLKKLILSETSIFDVLPSFFYHSNRVVCMAALEVYVRRGYIAYELNSLQHHQLQDGTCAVDFQFMLPSSHPNRGSSPTLNRFSVPVNDTGEFQTMRRQGSELFLEGSMSPPCQRMGAMVAFHSFEHFKRCFDEVICRFADPLCESSLFSDGCSTFCDGESCKNMKENPIHIINVSIKQADTEDDDALVKDFTAFANSKKTLLYEYGIRRITFLVAQKREFPKYFTFRARDEFHEDRIYRNLEPALAFQLELNRMRNFDLTAVPCAHHRMQLYLGAARVEEGAEVTDYRFFIRAIIRHSDLITKEASFEYLQNEGERLLLEAMDELEVAFSNISTRTDCNHIFLNFVPTVIMDPSKIEESVRSMVMRYGSRLWKLRVLQAELKINIRLTNNGDVIPIHLFLTNESGYYLDISLYKEDTDPSTGQIMFQSFGDKQGPLHGMLINTPYVTKDLLQAKRFQAQTLGTTYVYDFPEMFRQALFKLWGPGDSYPKDVLMCNELVLDSQGRLVQMNRLPGDNEIGMVAFRMKMKTPEYPEGRDIIVICNDITHMIGSFGPQEDELFLRASELSRAEGIPRIYIAANSGARIGLAEEIRHMFQVAWIDPDDPYKGFKYLYLTPQDYTRISSSNSVHCHHVEEGGESRYIITDIIGKEEGLGVENLRGSGTIAGETSQAYKEVITISMVTCRAIGIGAYLVRLGQRVIQVENSHIILTGAGALNKVLGREVYTSNNQLGGVQIMHNNGVTHSIVPDDFEGVLTILQWLSYMPKSNQSPVPIMLPTDPVEREIDFVPTKAPYDPRWLLCGRPHPTVKGAWQSGFFDHGTFMEVMATWAQTVVVGRARLGGIPLGVIAVETRTVEVTIPADPANLDSEAKIYQQAGQVWFPDSAYKTAQAIEDFNREKLPLMVFANWRGFSGGMKDMYDQVLKFGSYIVDALREFTQPVLVYIPPHAELRGGSWVVIDPTINLQHMELYADRESRGGVLEAEGTVEIKFRKKDLLKVMHRIDAVYSRLAEQLGNPELPTQERKDLEAKLKSREEFLLPIYHQVAVQFVDLHDTPGRMLEKSVIMDILDWKNARSFFYWRLRRLLLEEVVKGEIMQANQDLSNGHIQSMLRRWFVETEGTVKAYLWDNNKVVVEWLEKHLSQQDGTCSVIRENIKYLKRDYALKHIRSLVQANPEVTVDCIIQMAQDITPSQRAKVCHLLATMDSSSSS; encoded by the exons ATGCCATCACAAACGCCCACCACAGACTGTTCCGGGGAACACTCTCCTCCAATGGAGCCGAAATCAGTAAGCTCTACAACAGGAAATGAGGAAATTCCCCCATCAACTACTAGTGACCCCACTGACCAGTCAGAAAGCACAGAAGCAGCTGTTTCCAACACTTTTCCCATTGAAACTAATAAGTCAGATAGGCCCAAATTTGGTTCGAGTGTTCAGGCTAAAGAGAGAATGAAGTTTATTCTGGGAGCTTCTGAGGATAATTCCTCTGATGATGAGACTTTGGCTATGAGCCAGGTCATCAAACCTCAGCCCAAAAGCATAGAGACACCTAACACACTACCCACCACGTCATCAGAAGTGGTGCCACCCCTGAACCCATCAGCCTGTTTGAG GCCTAGCATGTCAGGCCCCCACCTGCTGAAAAAAGGCAAAGAACACAGGAAGATGGACGTGCACAGAGATTTCACTGTTGCCTCCCCGGCTGAGTTTGTCACTCGCTTTGGAGGAAACCGCATTATAGACAAG GTGCTGATTGCTAATAATGGCATTGCTGCAGTTAAATGCATGCGTTCAATTCGACGCTGGTCCTATGAAATGTTCCGTAATGAGAGAATCATTCGCTTTGTGGTGATGGTCACACCTGAAGACTTGAAAGCCAATGCAG aATACATAAAAATGGCTGATCACTATGTGCCAGTCCCCGGCGGCCCAAATAACAACAACTATGCCAATGTTGAGATGATTGTGGATATAGCCAAAAGGATTCCAGTGCAG GCGGTTTGGGCTGGATGGGGTCACGCTTCTGAGAACCCCAAATTACCAGAGCTTCTTCATAAATCAGGGATATCTTTCCTAG GACCTTCCAGTAAAGCCATGTGGGCGTTAGGAGACAAGGTGGCATCTTCCATCGTTGCTCAGAGCGCAGAAATCCCCACACTGCCCTGGAGTGGATTTG gtctAAAGGTTGAATGGGCAGAAGAAGAACAAGGGCATGGTCGTGTGATCAGTGTTCCTCCTGATCTTTATGTGCAGGGCTGCGTTAAAGATGCAGACGAGGGTCTAGCG AGTGCTGAAAAGATTGGCTACCCTGTGGCTATCAAAGCATCAGAGGGAGGTGGAGGGAAAGGCATCAGAAAAGTGGACAGTTCTGAAGACTTTCCCAGCTTTTTCAGACAG GTGCAGGCTGAGGTGCCAGGTTCACCTATTTTCATCATGCAGCTAGCCGAACATGCACGCCACCTGGAGGTGCAGATCCTGGCTGACCAGTACGGTAACGCCATCTCTCTGTTCGGCAGAGACTGCTCCATCCAGCGCCGCCACCAAAAGATCATAGAAGAAGCTCCTGCTACCATCGTCTCCACCAGCACTTTTGAGCAAATGGAGAGG TATGCAGTGCGTCTGGCTAAAATGGTGGGCTATGTAAGTGCTGGTACAGTGGAGTACCTGTTCACTGAGGATGGAAGTTTCTACTTCCTGGAGCTGAATCCGAGGCTACAGGTGGAACACCCCTGCACTGAGATGATCGCTGACGTCAACCTCCCTGCTGCGCAGCTACAG ATAGCGATGGGGATCCCTCTTTACAGAATTAAGGATATCCGTGTCCTGTTTGGTGAAGCTCCGTGGGGAGACACACCTATTAACTTTGAATCTCCAGAATGCATCCCCTGTCCCCGGGGACATGTCATAGCTGCACGCATCACCAGTGAGAACCCAGATGAA GGCTTTAAACCAAGCTCAGGAACAATTCAGGAGCTGAACTTCCGCAGCAGTAAAAACGTGTGGGGTTACTTCAGTGTAGGAGCGACCGGAGGCCTACACGAGTTTGCAGACTCGCAGTTTGGACATTGTTTCTCCTGGGGCGAGAACCGAGAAGAGGCAATCTC AAACATGGTTGTAGCCATGAAGGAGCTGTCAATCAGAGGAGATTTCAGGACCACAGTGGAGTATCTCATCAAGCTGCTAGAGACGGAGAGTTTCAGGAACAACGACATCGATACTGGCTGGTTAGATCACCTTATTGCAGGGAAAGTGCAG GTGGAGCGGCCCGACACCATGTTAGGTGTGGTATGTGGTGCTCTACAAGTTGCTGATGCAAGTTTTAGAGAGAGCATGTCTGACTTCCTGCATTCACTGGAGAG GGGTCAGGTGCTGCCTGCTGCTAGTCTCGTCAACACAGTCAATGTGGATCTAATCTATGACGGAGTTAAATACTGCCTGAAG GTGGCTCGCCAGTCACCCACCACGTACGTTATCATAATGAATGATTCAGATATTGAAGTCGATGTCCATAGACTCAGTGATGGCGGCCTGCTTCTTTCCTATGGTGGCAGCAGCTACACAACCTACATGAAAGAGGAGATTGACAG CTACCGCATCACAGTGGGAAACAAAacgtgtgtgtttgagaaagagCGAGACCCTACTGTGCTCAGGTCACCTTCTGCTGGCAAACTGTTGCAATATGTAGTTGCTGATGGTTCTCACGTTCTGGCCAGCCAGCCTTATGCTGAAATTGAG GTCATGAAGATGGTGATGACCCTGCATGTCCAGCATTCAGGTTgcattcactttttaaaaagacCAGGAACCGTATTAGAGCCTGGGTGTGTAGTGGCCCGAATGGACCTGGATGACCCCAGCTGTATTCATCCG GTGAAGCCGAATACAGAGCCATTGCCATCCCAAGAGCCTTTACCTGTTGTAGGGGAGAGGCTTCATCAAGTCTTCCACAGTGTTCTGGACAACCTTGTGAAAATTATGGATGGATACTGTCTACCGGAGCCATACTTCAGTCAAAAA CTGAAGAAGTGGCTCGACACGCTGATGAAGACTCTTCGGGATCCATCTCTACCTCTTCTTGAACTACAGGAGATCATGACCAGCGTGGCAGGGCGTATACCAATCACTGTGGAGAAGGCCATTCGAAAGGTCATGGCACAGTACGCCAGTAACATTACCTCTGTGCTCTGTCAGTTCCCCAgccaaagg ATAGCAAACATACTTGACAGCCATGCTGCTACGCTTCAGAGGAAAGCTGACCGAGAGGTTTTCTTCATGAACACTCAAAGCATTGTGCAACTGGTGCAAAG GTACCGGAGTAGCATCAGGGGGTATATGAAATCAGTTGTGCTGGATCTTCTGAGACGGTACCTTCAGGTGGAGATGCAGTTTCAGCAGG CTCATTATGATAAATGTGTCATCAACCTAAGAGAGAAGTACAAGCCTGACATGACTCCGGTACTGGAGTGCATCTTCTCCCATGCTCAGGTCTCTAAGAAGAACGTCCTAGTCACCATGCTCATA GACCAGCTCTGTGGTCGGGACCCGACTCTTGCTGACGAGCTCATGGTCATTCTACATGAGCTCACACAACTCAGTAAAATGGATAACTCTAAAGTAGCGCTTCGGGCCAGACAG GTGTTGATTGCCTCTCATCTGCCCTCATATGAACTCAGACATAACCAGGTGGAATCCATCTTTTTATCAGCTATTGATATGTATGGGCATCAGTTCTGTCCCGAGAACCTCAAG AAACTCATCCTGTCTGAAACCTCCATCTTCGACGTCTTGCCCAGTTTCTTCTACCACAGCAACCGGGTGGTTTGCATGGCTGCCTTAGAG GTATATGTACGGAGGGGGTATATAGCGTATGAGCTAAACAGCCTTCAGCATCATCAGCTGCAGGATGGAACATGTGCCGTGGATTTCCAGTTCATGTTACCATCTTCCCATCCCAACAG AGGGAGCAGTCCTACTTTGAACAG ATTTTCTGTTCCTGTGAATGATACGGGAGAGTTTCAAACAATGCGTCGTCAGGGCAGTGAGCTCTTCCTTGAGGGGTCGATGTCGCCCCCCTGTCAGAGGATGGGAGCCATGGTCGCCTTCCATAGTTTTGAACACTTCAAAAG GTGTTTTGATGAAGTGATCTGTCGCTTTGCGGATCCGCTTTGTGAGAGTTCTCTGTTCTCTGATGGCTGTTCCACCTTCTGTGATGGGGAGAGCTGTAAG AACATGAAGGAAAATCCCATCCACATCATAAATGTGTCGATCAAACAAGCAGACACTGAAGATGATGATGCTTTAGTCAAGGATTTCACCGCCTTTGCTAATTCTAAA AAAACTCTGCTCTATGAGTATGGAATCAGAAGAATCACATTTTTAGTTGCACAAAAG CGGGAGTTCCCGAAATACTTCACGTTCAGGGCCAGAGATGAA TTCCATGAAGACAGAATCTACCGTAACCTGGAGCCTGCTCTGGCCTTCCAGCTTGAGCTGAATCGTATGCGTAACTTCGATCTGACGGCCGTTCCCTGTGCTCATCATAGGATGCAACTGTACCTGGGTGCTGCTCGTGTGGAAGAGGGTGCAGAGGTCACAGATTATCGTTTCTTTATCAGAGCCATCATTCGCCACTCTGACCTCATCACCAAG GAGGCCTCGTTCGAGTACCTGCAGAATGAGGGAGAGAGGTTGTTGCTGGAAGCCATGGATGAGCTTGAAGTGGCCTTCAGTAACATATCCACTCGTACCGACTGCAATCACATCTTTCTCAATTTTGTACCCACTGTCATTATGGACCCCTCAAAG ATAGAGGAGTCCGTGCGCTCAATGGTGATGCGATACGGTAGTCGTTTGTGGAAGTTGCGCGTTCTCCAGGCTGAGCTGAAGATCAACATCCGCCTCACCAACAATGGAGATGTCATTCCCATCCACCTCTTCCTCACCAATGAGTCTGGCTACTATTTAGACATCAGCCTTTACAAGGAGGACACTGACCCCTCCACTGGACAG ATAATGTTCCAGTCGTTTGGAGACAAGCAAGGTCCACTGCACGGCATGCTAATCAACACACCGTACGTCACAAAAGATTTACTGCAGGCCAAACGCTTCCAGGCTCAGACCCTCGGCACCACGTACGTCTATGACTTCCCGGAGATGTTCAGACAG GCTTTGTTTAAGCTTTGGGGACCAGGAGACAGCTACCCTAAAGACGTGTTGATGTGTAATGAACTGGTCCTGGATTCTCAGGGGAGACTTGTGCAGATGAACAGACTACCAGGAGACAATGAG ATTGGCATGGTGGCTTTCCGCATGAAAATGAAGACTCCAGAGTACCCAGAAGGCCGAGATATCATTGTGATCTGTAATGATATCACCCATATGATTGGCTCATTTGGACCCCAGGAAGATGAGCTTTTTTTACGGGCGTCTGAGCTGTCTAGAGCAGAGGGGATTCCACGTATATACATCGCAGCCAATAGTGGAGCTCGAATCGGCCTGGCGGAGGAGATACGTCACATGTTTCAAGTGGCTTGGATCGACCCAGATGACCCTTATAAG GGTTTTAAGTACCTGTATCTGACGCCTCAGGACTACACCCGCATCAGCTCCTCGAATTCTGTCCATTGTCACCATGTAGAGGAGGGAGGCGAGTCCAG GTACATCATCACAGACATCATAGGGAAGGAGGAGGGTCTTGGAGTGGAGAATCTGAGGGGTTCTGGCACAATAGCCGGAGAAACTTCTCAGGCTTATAAGGAAGTCATCACCATAAGCATG GTCACATGTCGTGCTATAGGAATTGGTGCGTATCTGGTACGTCTAGGACAAAGAGTAATTCAGGTGGAAAACTCCCATATCATCCTGACTGGGGCTGGGGCATTAAACAAG GTGCTGGGTCGTGAAGTGTACACCTCCAATAACCAGCTGGGAGGGGTTCAGATCATGCACAACAATGGAGTGACACACAGCATTGTGCCAGATGACTTTGAAGGGGTGCTAACTATACTACAGTGGCTGTCCTACATGCCAAAG AGCAATCAAAGTCCCGTCCCAATAATGCTTCCTACTGATCCAGTTGAGAGGGAGATCGATTTTGTTCCCACAAAAGCCCCCTATGACCCTCGCTGGCTGCTGTGTGGACGACCCCATCCCA CTGTGAAGGGAGCATGGCAGAGTGGGTTCTTTGACCATGGCACATTTATGGAGGTGATGGCTACCTGGGCACAGACAGTTGTGGTGGGTAGAGCCAG GCTTGGTGGGATTCCTCTTGGTGTCATTGCCGTTGAGACCCGCACAGTTGAGGTTACCATTCCCGCAGATCCAGCAAACTTAGACTCAGAAGCCAAG ATCTATCAGCAGGCTGGTCAAGTGTGGTTCCCAGATTCGGCGTATAAAACCGCTCAGGCTATTGAAGATTTCAACAGGGAGAAACTTCCACTTATGGTGTTTGCCAACTGGAGGGGCTTCTCTGGAGGCATGAAAG ATATGTATGACCAGGTGCTAAAGTTTGGCTCTTACATCGTGGATGCCCTGCGAGAGTTCACCCAGCCTGTACTGGTTTACATCCCTCCCCACGCTGAGCTGAGAGGAGGATCATGGGTAGTGATCGACCCCACTATAAACCTTCAGCACATGGAGCTCTATGCAGATCGAGAAAGCAG AGGGGGTGTTCTAGAGGCCGAGGGCACAGTAGAGATCAAGTTCAGAAAGAAAGACCTGCTAAAGGTCATGCATAGGATTGATGCTGTGTATTCGCGTCTGGCTGAGCAGCTAG GCAACCCAGAGTTACCAACTCAGGAGCGTAAAGACTTGGAGGCCAAACTGAAGTCTAGAGAGGAGTTCCTTCTTCCCATCTACCACCAGGTGGCGGTGCAGTTTGTGGACCTTCATGACACTCCAGGAAGGATGCTGGAAAAGAGTGTCATCAtg GACATCCTGGACTGGAAGAACGCTAGGTCATTCTTTTACTGGCGTCTGAGGCGACTGCTGTTGGAGGAGGTGGTGAAGGGAGAGATCATGCAGGCCAACCAAGATCTGAGCAACGGCCACATACAGTCCATGTTACGCCGCTGGTTTGTGGAGACAGAGGGGACTGTAAAA GCGTATCTATGGGACAATAACAAAGTGGTGGTAGAGTGGCTGGAGAAGCATCTGTCCCAGCAGGATGGGACATGTTCAGTCATCAGAGAGAACATTAAATACTTAAAGAGGGACTACGCTCTCAAACACATCCGCAG TTTAGTCCAAGCCAACCCAGAAGTGACCGTGGACTGCATCATCCAGATGGCACAGGACATCACTCCCTCACAGAGAGCCAAAGTCTGCCACCTGCTGGCCACCATGGACAGCTCCAGCAGCAGCTGA